The Virgibacillus dokdonensis genome includes a window with the following:
- a CDS encoding anhydro-N-acetylmuramic acid kinase, whose protein sequence is MLESATSSNIVIGLMSGTSLDGIDAAVVKINEDHSLNFELLHFASFSYSKEMKERISNMCNPETVRIEEISSMNMYLGKLFADASKQVMEDARLSSEQILLISSHGQTIYHQPEPREIEGNKVVSTLQIGDIGMIAELTGITTIGDFRTRDMAAGGQGAPLVPYTDYKLYRKEEYGRALVNIGGISNVTILPKGCKEADVLAYDTGPGNMIMDAFTSLATNGVQSYDENGAIAAKGTVNEAWLSQLLDHPYFHLTTPKSTGRELFGEAYSNQLWLEAERLQIDNDDKVATVTALTAKTIALEINKYIASASLKEVFISGGGRYNKTLLTFISKYLSKDVIVCGTDEIGMPADAKEAISFALLGYQCYKQRTNNLPAATGANKPVVMGKISW, encoded by the coding sequence ATGTTAGAATCAGCGACGTCAAGCAATATTGTTATTGGTTTAATGTCTGGTACTTCTTTAGATGGTATTGATGCAGCGGTCGTCAAAATAAATGAAGATCACTCATTAAATTTTGAACTACTTCATTTTGCTAGCTTTTCCTATTCAAAAGAAATGAAAGAAAGAATTTCAAACATGTGTAATCCAGAAACAGTACGTATTGAAGAAATATCAAGCATGAATATGTATCTTGGAAAGTTATTTGCAGATGCTTCGAAACAAGTGATGGAAGATGCTAGGTTGTCATCGGAACAAATTTTGTTAATTAGTTCACATGGTCAAACGATATATCATCAGCCAGAACCAAGGGAAATAGAAGGAAATAAAGTCGTTTCAACGCTACAAATTGGGGATATTGGTATGATTGCAGAACTTACCGGTATTACAACAATTGGTGATTTTAGAACGAGAGATATGGCAGCTGGTGGACAAGGAGCTCCATTAGTACCATACACGGATTATAAGTTGTATCGGAAAGAAGAATACGGAAGAGCGCTAGTTAATATTGGAGGCATTTCCAATGTAACCATACTTCCAAAAGGATGTAAAGAAGCGGATGTACTAGCTTATGATACCGGGCCTGGAAATATGATAATGGATGCTTTTACAAGTTTGGCTACAAACGGTGTACAAAGTTATGATGAAAATGGTGCTATAGCAGCAAAAGGGACAGTCAATGAAGCCTGGCTGTCGCAGCTTTTAGATCACCCTTACTTCCATCTAACAACACCTAAAAGTACGGGAAGAGAATTATTCGGAGAAGCGTACTCTAACCAGCTATGGCTTGAAGCTGAGCGTCTTCAAATTGATAATGATGATAAAGTGGCTACGGTAACGGCTTTAACTGCAAAGACCATTGCTTTAGAGATTAATAAATATATAGCATCTGCTAGCTTAAAAGAAGTGTTTATTAGTGGTGGGGGCAGATATAATAAAACGCTATTAACGTTTATTTCTAAATATTTGTCTAAGGACGTCATTGTTTGCGGAACGGATGAGATTGGAATGCCTGCAGATGCCAAAGAGGCGATCTCTTTTGCTTTACTAGGATATCAATGTTATAAGCAAAGAACGAATAATCTCCCTGCGGCAACTGGTGCAAATAAGCCAGTAGTTATGGGGAAAATATCGTGGTAG
- a CDS encoding MFS transporter: protein MFLKNNVTKEENSNKTIEKKPYSVKDSYFWRINASLALASFFIFASMYAIQPLLPVFVDEFQISVSVSSLSMSFTIIGLIVGLIILGFLSDRMGRTQFIKISLLGAIFPFLLMPITDSFIIFIILRFIQGFALAGLPAAALAYLHEEIEPKSAAFATALYISSNALGGMAGRVITGIVSDAISWQVAFYGLAAFGGLILILTHFLLPHSKHFQPSRLRFSKDIDGFLFHLKDPQLLLVFGLGIVLQMSFTGVWTYLPFYLQEEPFLLSLHTISYFFLAYGLGVIGSPLAGWLSSFIGLEKVRIGGMLTLGIGILFTVHNSLPIIVVGLCITCLGFFTAHSLTASSVSETVTHHKGSASSLYLVSYYIGVTLGSSALAPIWENFHWKGLAVLLGLIPMVYLLVSRSIPHGRRQNTSNSAYMNK from the coding sequence ATGTTTTTGAAAAATAATGTAACAAAAGAAGAGAATTCAAATAAAACGATTGAAAAAAAACCATATAGTGTGAAAGATAGTTATTTTTGGAGGATTAATGCTAGTTTAGCGTTAGCATCTTTTTTTATTTTTGCTAGTATGTACGCAATTCAACCTTTATTGCCAGTCTTTGTTGATGAATTTCAAATTAGTGTTTCCGTTTCTAGTTTATCTATGTCATTTACTATTATTGGTTTAATTGTAGGTTTAATCATCTTGGGCTTTTTATCAGATCGAATGGGAAGAACGCAGTTTATTAAAATATCCTTATTAGGAGCTATTTTTCCGTTTCTGCTTATGCCAATCACTGATAGTTTTATAATATTTATTATACTTCGGTTTATACAAGGCTTTGCTCTTGCTGGTTTACCAGCTGCAGCACTTGCTTATTTACATGAGGAGATTGAACCTAAAAGTGCAGCTTTTGCAACAGCATTATATATATCTAGTAATGCACTTGGAGGGATGGCTGGAAGAGTAATAACGGGGATAGTGTCAGATGCTATATCTTGGCAGGTTGCCTTTTATGGACTAGCTGCATTTGGAGGTCTTATTTTAATATTAACTCATTTCTTGCTTCCACATTCTAAACATTTTCAACCTAGCCGGCTACGATTTAGTAAGGATATAGACGGATTTCTATTTCATCTTAAAGATCCACAATTGTTACTCGTTTTTGGATTAGGAATTGTTTTGCAAATGTCGTTTACAGGGGTTTGGACCTACTTGCCTTTTTATCTACAAGAAGAGCCATTTTTATTATCACTGCATACTATTTCTTACTTTTTTCTGGCATATGGGCTTGGAGTCATTGGTTCACCTTTAGCCGGGTGGCTTTCCAGTTTCATAGGGTTAGAAAAAGTTCGCATAGGTGGTATGCTTACCTTAGGTATTGGTATATTGTTTACAGTACATAACTCATTACCTATTATTGTGGTTGGGCTTTGCATTACTTGTCTTGGCTTTTTTACAGCACATTCATTGACAGCTTCTTCTGTCAGTGAAACAGTTACACACCACAAAGGGAGTGCTTCTAGCTTGTATTTGGTTTCCTATTACATAGGTGTTACCTTAGGTAGTTCTGCTTTAGCGCCAATTTGGGAAAATTTCCATTGGAAAGGACTAGCTGTGTTACTTGGACTAATACCAATGGTTTATTTACTTGTCAGTCGTTCTATTCCACACGGTAGGCGTCAGAACACTTCCAATTCTGCTTACATGAATAAATAA